The Sphingomonas sp. HF-S4 sequence GATCAGCGGCGGCGACATGGCCAAGTTCATGATCGCGCACCTCAACAAGGGCGGCCCGCTGCTCAGCCCGGCGACCGCCGCGCAGATGCACACCGCGCAGCAGACCGCGATCCCGGCGCTCAACACGATGGCGCTCGGCTTCTACGAACAGAAGATCAACGGCCACCGCGCGATCGCCCATGGCGGCGACACGGTCTATTTCCATAGCGACCTGTGGATCTTCCCCGAGGACAATGTCGGGGTCTACATCTCGATGAACAGCAACGGGAAGGACGGCGTCGCGCGCGTCCTGCGCGGACGGCTGTTCGAGGAATTCTCCGACCGCTATCTGCCCGATCCCAGCAAGAAGCCGCCGGTCGAGCTGGCCACTGCCAAGGAGCATGCCAAGCTGCTCGTCGGCACCTGGACCAACAGCCGCCGGATCGATTCGAGCTTCGCCAAGGTCATCGGGCTGATCGGCGACACCAGCATCACCCTCGACGCCGAGGGCCGTCCGGTGATCCCCGCGCTGACCAGCGCCGGCGGCGCCCCCCGGAAGCTGATCGAAGTCGAGCCATTCGTCTGGCAGGACGCCTATGGCCATGAGCGGCTCGCCGCGCAGGTGGTCGACGGCAAGGTCGTGCGGTGGAGCTTCGGCGAAGTCTCTCCCTTCATGATCTGGTATCGCACGCCGGGCGCGCTCGATGCGGCGTGGCTGATGCCCGCCTTGCTGTTCGGGATCGGCGTGGTGCTGCTCACGGCGCTGTCCTGGCCGGTCGGCTGGGTCGCGCGCCGCCGCTATGGTGCGCCGTTCCTGCTCGAAGGCGAAGCACGGCGCACCTATCGCGTCGTCCGCGGCTTCGCCTGGCTGGTGCTCGCTGCGCTGGTCGGCTGGGTGATGATCGTCACCGGGCTCGAGGATTTCGAGAGCCATGGTTCGACCGACGGGCTGATCCTGCTGGTCCAGGTGGTCGGCACGCTCGCATTCGTCGGGATGTTCGGGCTGTCGATCTGGAACGCCTGGCTCGCCTGGACGCGCAAGAGCGGCTGGTTCGCCAAGCTGTGGAGCGTGCTGCTCGTGCTCGCCAGCTTCTTCATCCTGTGGACCGCCCTGGTCTACAGGCTGATCAGCCTCGGCACCGAGTTCTAAGACGATGGTGCAGCGTCTGTCGGTCGATGTGAGCGTGGAACGGCTTCCCTTCGCGAAGCCGTTCCAGATCTCCGGACACGTCTTCACCGAGTCCGCGGTGGTGGTCGTCACGCTGAGCGACGGCCTCCACACCGGGCGCGGCGAGGCGAGCGGAGTCTATTATCTGGGCGACGACGAGGCGGCGATGACCGCCGCGCTCGATACCGTCCGCGAGGGGCTGGCGCAGGGCATGACCCGCGCCGATCTCCAGCGCGAGCTGCCCGCGGGCGGCGCCCGCAACGCGGCGGACTGCGCGCTGTGGGAGCTCGACGCCAAGCGCGCGGGCGTGCCGGTGTGGAAGCTTGCCGGGCTGCCCGAGCCCAAGCCGCTGCTCACTACATTCACGCTGGGCGCCGACGATCCCGGCGTGATGGCGGAAGGGGCATTGGCGTATCGCGATGCGCGCGCGCTCAAGCTCAAGCTCACCGGCGATCTAGATCTCGACATCGCCCGGGTCCGCGCCGTGCGCGCGGCGCGGGGCGATTGCTGGATCGGCGTCGATGCCAATCAGGGCTTCCAACTCGCCGAGCTCGACGCGCTCATCGCCGTGCTGGTCGAATGCAAGGTCGCGCTGCTCGAACAACCACTTGCGCGGGGGCGGGAACACGATCTCGACGGGTTCAGCTCGCCGATCCCGATCGCCGCCGACGAGAGCGCGCTGACGCTGGCCGATCTCGACGTGCTGGTCGGTCGTTTCGACACGGTCAACATCAAGCTCGACAAAAGCGGCGGGCTCACCGAGGCGGTGGCGATCGCGCAGGGCGCGCGACGGCTCGGCCTCGACGTCATGGTCGGCAACATGGTGGGTTCCAGCCTGGCGATGGCGCCGGCGTACCTGCTCGGCCAGCTATGCGATGTCGTCGACCTCGACGGGCCGACCTTCCTCGCTGCCGATCGCAGGCCGGGTATCGAGTATGCGGACGGATATATCCATTGCCCCGACACGGTTTGGGGGCACCAGTCGCTCGCGACAGCCACATAGTTGCAATATCGGTTGACACTTCTCTAATCAGGATAATAGCATCCTGATTAGAAATTAGCGGTGAGGCATAACGAGCCGCAGCAAAGTGCGATCCGACGCAAGCATTCGGACGCCGACAGGGCCGCCACGTCGGGCGGCAATCGATCGCCTGCAGGGGTGACGGTTTTCAGGGAGTCATGGGGAGATGAAGATGAACCGGTTCGCTTTGCCCGTCCGCGCGATGCTGGCGCTTTCGACTGCCGCCGGCGCGCTGATTGTCGCTTCCGCTGCGCAGGCGCAGGAAGCGCCGGCTGCGCGCAGCGACGACGAGATCGTCGTCACCGCGCAGAAGCGCGAGCAGAACCTGCAGGACGTACCCGTCTCGATCAGCGTGGTCAGCGGCGAGGCGATGCAGGAGCAGGGTGCGGCGTCGCTCACCGATTATGCCGGCTATGTGCCCGGGCTCCAGGTGACCACCACCGGCACGCCGGGACAGACCACGATCACCTTGCGCGGCGTCGCGCCGCTGACTGCCAGCCAGACCGTCGGCATCTATCTCGATGACGCGCCGGTGGGATCGAGCGCGATCTACAATCGTGGCGGGCAATTCTCGCTCGACTTGCTGCCCTATGACATCGAGCGCGTCGAAGTGCTGCGCGGTCCTCAGGGCACGCTCTATGGCGCCAGCTCGATCGGCGGACTGCTGAAATATGTCACGGTCACGCCAAGCACCTCAACCTTCAGCGTCAAAGGCGGCGTCGAGGGCTTCGGGATCAATGGAGCAGGCGATCTCGGCTGGGCCGGACAGACGATGTTCAATGCGCCGCTCGTTCAGGGCAAGCTTGGCGTCACTGGCAGCTTCGCTTGGCGGAAGACGCCCGGCTTCGTGGGCAGCGTCAACAATGCGAGCCTCGACGACCAGAATGATTATGAGCAGATCGGCGGGCGCGTCGCGTTGCTGTGGCAGGCGAGCGACCGGTTCAGCGCGCGGCTGACTGCGATTTATCAGGACATCGATTCCGACGGCAACGGCATCTACGCTGCGGATTTGACCGGCAAGCGGCTCGGCGACGGCAAGTCGTTCAACAACTACGTTCCCGAAAGCTTCAAGAACGAGCTGCAATATTATGCGGCGACGCTCGATTATGATTTTGGCGGCGTGTCGCTGACCTCGACCACCACGCACAGCACCACGCATGCCACCCAGCTCCAGGACGCGACCTATTCGTTCGGCGTGCTGTTCCCGCTGCTCACCGGCGGGGCGATCGCGCCGGGGCTGACGCCGTTCGAGATCAAGCTGGGCCTCAAGAAATGGACTCAGGAAGTCCGCCTGGCTTCGGCGAGCGGTGGAGCGTTCGAATGGCTGGTCGGCGGTTTCTTCACCGACGAGAAGAGCTCGAACTCGCAGGTTGTCCGCTCGTACGACATGGCGGGCAATGCCATTCCGGCGCTCGATCCGCTGGCGACGATCGCGCTGCCCGCGACGTACAAGGAATATGCCGTGTTCGGCAACGCGACGCTTCGCCTGGGCGAGCGGTTCGAGATCACCGGCGGCATGCGCTGGGCGCGCAACGAGCAGACCTTCCGCCAGATCAGCGAAGGCGCGATCGTGCCCTCGGCCAACGATCCCGGCGAATCGCAGGAGGACGTGTTCACCTGGAGCGTCAGCCCGCAATTCCATGTGAGCGACGATGCGATGCTCTATGGCCGCGTCGCCACCGGCTATCGCCCAGGCGGGCCGAACGTGATCGTTCCCAACGTGCCGCCGAGCGTCGATTCGGACTCGCTGACCAATTATGAAGTTGGCTTCAAGGCGGACCTGGCCGGGCGTGCCGTGACGATCGATGTCGCCGCCTTCTACATGGATTGGAAGGACATTCAGGTGACGCGCAGCTTCGGCGGCATCTCCGGCCAGGCAAATGGCGGGGCGGCGCGAAGCCAGGGCGTCGAGGGGACGATCGCCTTCCGCCCCGCGCGAGGGCTGACGCTGGCACTGAACGGCTCGTACACCGACGCCAAATTGAGCGAGGACGTGCCCGAGATCAGCGGCGCCGATGGCGACCAGCTTCCCGGTGTGCCCAAGTTCAGCGGCTCGGCACGGCTCGATTACCATGCCGAGCTGGGTGGCGACCTCTCGGCCGATTTCGGCATGGGCGTGCGGCATGCGAGCAGCCGGTTGTCGCTGGTCGAGAGCGATCCGCTGACCGCGCGCGCGACGGCCTACACTGCGGTCGATCTCAACGCATCGCTCAACATCGGCGAGCATTGGAAGCTGCGGGCCTATGCGCGCAACCTGCTCGACGACGATGGCGAACTGTCGCGCTCGACGCTGACCAACGGGCTCAACGAACCCAGCTTCCTGCAGATCACGCCGCTCCAGCCGCGCACGATCGGCCTTGCTTTCGATCTCTCCTTCTGAGCGGGAAAGCATCATGAACGCCCCCTTCGGCCTAACCGCCGACACGCTTACGCTGCCGCAGCCCTATCTGCTGTTCCTCGGCGACACCGTCGAGCGGGGCTTCGCCAAGACCGCGCTGGGCCTGCGCGATTGGGCGCCCGAGAAGTGCGTCGGCGAACTGGCGCTGGCCGGTGCGCAGGTTACCACCGGGCTACCCCCGATGACGCCAGCGGAGGCTTATGCCGCGGGCGCTCGCGCGCTGGTGATCGGTGTCGCCAATTCGGGTGGAGTGATCCCGCAGAGCTGGCGCGCGTCGCTGGTCGAGGCGCTCGAGGCGGGGCTCGACCTCGTCGCGGGGATGCACACGCGGCTGTCCGATATCCCCGAACTGTGCGAGGCGGCGGCGCGACGCGGGCGACGGCTGATCGACATTCGCGTGCCGCCGGCCAACATACCGGTAGCCACCGGGCGCAAGCGGAGCGGCAAGCGGTTGCTCACTGTCGGCACCGATTGCGCGCTGGGCAAGAAATACACCGCCCTGGCGCTTGCGAAAGCTTTTGCGGCGCGCGGCCTTGCCAGCGATTTCCGCGCTACCGGGCAGACCGGGATCATGATCGCCGGCGGCGGAATGCCGATGGACGCGGTAGTCTCCGATTTCGAGGCGGGCGCGGCGGAGATGGTGTCGCCCGATGCTGACCCTGCGCATTGGGACGTGATCGAAGGGCAGGGCTCGCTCGCGCACCCGGCCTATGCCGCCGTATCGCTTGGGCTGCTCCACGGCAGCCAGCCCGACGTGTTCGTGGTGTGCCACGAGCCGGGACGCACCGACATGCTCGGCACTGCGGGCTATCAGGTCGCGACTATCGAAGAGATCATCGATCTTACCACCGCGCTGGGCCGGCGGACCAATCCGGGGATCCG is a genomic window containing:
- a CDS encoding DUF1611 domain-containing protein; this translates as MNAPFGLTADTLTLPQPYLLFLGDTVERGFAKTALGLRDWAPEKCVGELALAGAQVTTGLPPMTPAEAYAAGARALVIGVANSGGVIPQSWRASLVEALEAGLDLVAGMHTRLSDIPELCEAAARRGRRLIDIRVPPANIPVATGRKRSGKRLLTVGTDCALGKKYTALALAKAFAARGLASDFRATGQTGIMIAGGGMPMDAVVSDFEAGAAEMVSPDADPAHWDVIEGQGSLAHPAYAAVSLGLLHGSQPDVFVVCHEPGRTDMLGTAGYQVATIEEIIDLTTALGRRTNPGIRCGGVSFNTSALDDAEAQDVMQRESARLGLPVADPVRGGPAFDALVDSCLA
- a CDS encoding dipeptide epimerase; this encodes MVQRLSVDVSVERLPFAKPFQISGHVFTESAVVVVTLSDGLHTGRGEASGVYYLGDDEAAMTAALDTVREGLAQGMTRADLQRELPAGGARNAADCALWELDAKRAGVPVWKLAGLPEPKPLLTTFTLGADDPGVMAEGALAYRDARALKLKLTGDLDLDIARVRAVRAARGDCWIGVDANQGFQLAELDALIAVLVECKVALLEQPLARGREHDLDGFSSPIPIAADESALTLADLDVLVGRFDTVNIKLDKSGGLTEAVAIAQGARRLGLDVMVGNMVGSSLAMAPAYLLGQLCDVVDLDGPTFLAADRRPGIEYADGYIHCPDTVWGHQSLATAT
- a CDS encoding serine hydrolase domain-containing protein, encoding MWKRSLSVLAAGLLGLAIGVPAFTQAPAPLTPTPQTAAAAVPASPAGTASLTKTDADAWLDGFMPYALARGDVAGAVVVVVKDGQVLTQRGFGYADVAKRKQVDPATTLFRPGSVSKLYTWTAVMQQVEAGKLNLDADINQYLDFKIPPYDGKPITLRQIMTHTAGFEEIIKGLLSFDKPVAPLGEVVKHRIPERIYAPGTTPAYSNYATALAGYIVERVSGTPFDDYVERNIFGRLGMQYATFRQPLPARLKPFMSQGYELGSGEAKKYEEIGMAPAGSSAISGGDMAKFMIAHLNKGGPLLSPATAAQMHTAQQTAIPALNTMALGFYEQKINGHRAIAHGGDTVYFHSDLWIFPEDNVGVYISMNSNGKDGVARVLRGRLFEEFSDRYLPDPSKKPPVELATAKEHAKLLVGTWTNSRRIDSSFAKVIGLIGDTSITLDAEGRPVIPALTSAGGAPRKLIEVEPFVWQDAYGHERLAAQVVDGKVVRWSFGEVSPFMIWYRTPGALDAAWLMPALLFGIGVVLLTALSWPVGWVARRRYGAPFLLEGEARRTYRVVRGFAWLVLAALVGWVMIVTGLEDFESHGSTDGLILLVQVVGTLAFVGMFGLSIWNAWLAWTRKSGWFAKLWSVLLVLASFFILWTALVYRLISLGTEF
- a CDS encoding TonB-dependent receptor → MNRFALPVRAMLALSTAAGALIVASAAQAQEAPAARSDDEIVVTAQKREQNLQDVPVSISVVSGEAMQEQGAASLTDYAGYVPGLQVTTTGTPGQTTITLRGVAPLTASQTVGIYLDDAPVGSSAIYNRGGQFSLDLLPYDIERVEVLRGPQGTLYGASSIGGLLKYVTVTPSTSTFSVKGGVEGFGINGAGDLGWAGQTMFNAPLVQGKLGVTGSFAWRKTPGFVGSVNNASLDDQNDYEQIGGRVALLWQASDRFSARLTAIYQDIDSDGNGIYAADLTGKRLGDGKSFNNYVPESFKNELQYYAATLDYDFGGVSLTSTTTHSTTHATQLQDATYSFGVLFPLLTGGAIAPGLTPFEIKLGLKKWTQEVRLASASGGAFEWLVGGFFTDEKSSNSQVVRSYDMAGNAIPALDPLATIALPATYKEYAVFGNATLRLGERFEITGGMRWARNEQTFRQISEGAIVPSANDPGESQEDVFTWSVSPQFHVSDDAMLYGRVATGYRPGGPNVIVPNVPPSVDSDSLTNYEVGFKADLAGRAVTIDVAAFYMDWKDIQVTRSFGGISGQANGGAARSQGVEGTIAFRPARGLTLALNGSYTDAKLSEDVPEISGADGDQLPGVPKFSGSARLDYHAELGGDLSADFGMGVRHASSRLSLVESDPLTARATAYTAVDLNASLNIGEHWKLRAYARNLLDDDGELSRSTLTNGLNEPSFLQITPLQPRTIGLAFDLSF